In Dolichospermum flos-aquae CCAP 1403/13F, the following proteins share a genomic window:
- a CDS encoding lipocalin/fatty-acid binding family protein, producing MYKLQRIFSGFILLSVQIVSGIINSILDIKYFYQKRVALAKYQEILDYVKTQNLPLDTSEVLKLPDHLVNISHDGLVQVLHTSEDTYCVAIMIKYTTGATQRVKGIFAGDIPLTPKYLTKIPDICHRINILGEYQKPYKVAWAFTNLEVDKQYNDCLFEVHRQLG from the coding sequence ATGTATAAACTACAAAGAATATTCAGCGGATTTATATTATTATCGGTACAAATAGTATCTGGGATAATTAATTCAATTCTTGATATTAAATACTTTTACCAAAAACGTGTAGCACTGGCAAAATATCAGGAAATTCTCGACTATGTTAAAACTCAAAATCTCCCCTTAGATACTAGCGAAGTCTTGAAATTACCTGATCATCTAGTAAATATCAGTCATGATGGGTTAGTTCAAGTCCTGCATACATCAGAGGATACCTACTGTGTAGCAATCATGATTAAATATACTACAGGGGCAACACAACGAGTTAAAGGTATATTTGCTGGTGATATCCCCTTAACTCCCAAATATTTGACCAAAATTCCTGATATTTGTCACCGTATCAATATTTTAGGAGAATACCAAAAGCCATATAAAGTAGCTTGGGCATTTACAAATCTTGAAGTTGACAAGCAATATAATGATTGTTTATTTGAAGTCCATCGTCAGTTGGGCTAA
- a CDS encoding DNA cytosine methyltransferase — protein MSVINHPTIFSFFSGSGFLDLGFETTGYNITYINEIFPPFMSAYRYSREKLNLPQPEYGYHEGEAADVSKLIAGTPAQRLNELVKDSRKSNNIIGFIGGPPCPDFSVGGKNKGYLGDNGKLSSAYVELIYQNLPDFFLFENVKGLWRTTKHRLFFEELKIKLQQAGYILTERLINSIEYGVPQDRERIILIGLKDNSLKDIKIKDEFIFPWEKYILYPQDQVFAYPWNKSEPFQEDSIIPCPENIPQQLTVEYWFRKNNVLNHPNTKHHFQPRAAKIKFATIEEGDDSKKSFKRLHRWRYSPTACYGNNEVHLHPYKIRRISVAEALAIQSLPEDFSLPENMSLTNMFKTVGNGVPYLAAKALAQTILDFLNTGSQN, from the coding sequence ATGTCAGTGATCAATCATCCCACTATTTTCTCCTTCTTCTCCGGCTCAGGATTTCTCGATTTAGGCTTTGAAACCACAGGTTATAACATCACTTATATCAACGAAATCTTCCCTCCATTCATGTCCGCATATCGCTATTCAAGGGAAAAACTCAACCTCCCCCAACCTGAATATGGATATCATGAAGGAGAAGCCGCAGACGTAAGCAAATTAATAGCAGGAACACCAGCACAACGATTAAATGAATTAGTCAAAGATTCACGAAAATCAAATAATATAATCGGCTTTATTGGTGGTCCACCCTGTCCTGATTTTTCGGTTGGTGGCAAAAACAAAGGATATTTGGGCGATAATGGTAAACTCTCATCTGCTTATGTTGAATTAATTTATCAAAACTTACCCGATTTCTTTTTATTTGAAAATGTCAAAGGTTTATGGAGAACCACAAAACACCGTTTATTTTTTGAAGAACTAAAAATCAAATTACAACAAGCAGGTTATATTCTAACAGAACGGTTAATTAACTCTATTGAATATGGTGTACCCCAAGATAGAGAGAGAATTATTTTAATAGGCCTTAAAGATAATTCTCTCAAAGACATAAAAATCAAAGATGAATTTATCTTTCCTTGGGAAAAATATATTTTATATCCTCAAGATCAAGTATTTGCTTATCCTTGGAATAAGTCTGAACCATTTCAAGAAGATTCCATAATTCCTTGTCCTGAAAATATTCCTCAACAACTCACTGTTGAATATTGGTTTAGAAAAAATAACGTTCTTAATCATCCTAATACTAAACATCATTTTCAACCAAGAGCAGCTAAAATTAAATTTGCTACTATTGAAGAAGGAGATGATTCCAAAAAATCTTTTAAACGTCTGCACAGGTGGCGTTATTCTCCCACAGCTTGTTATGGTAATAATGAAGTCCATTTACATCCTTACAAAATTAGACGTATTTCTGTAGCCGAAGCTTTAGCAATTCAATCCTTACCTGAAGATTTTTCACTTCCAGAAAATATGTCACTTACGAATATGTTTAAAACCGTTGGAAATGGTGTTCCATACTTAGCAGCAAAAGCCTTAGCGCAAACTATTCTTGACTTTTTAAACACTGGTTCGCAAAATTAA
- the deoC gene encoding deoxyribose-phosphate aldolase, whose protein sequence is MAADYPNIDIAPFIDHSLLLPIATPEQISQWCDEAYKYNFAAVCVNPCYVKQVAELLYKKNPQVCTVIGFPNGANTSAVKLYEAKEAVDNGATELDVVINIGWLKAGKTEEVHWEIATICEEAGQPVKVILETSLLTDTEKQIAAELAMDAGAAFLKTSTGWNGGATVADIKLLKEIAKDRVGIKASGGIRTHNDALDLIMAGATRLGTSRGVDLLRQRHNPEKEKSE, encoded by the coding sequence ATGGCAGCAGACTATCCCAACATTGATATTGCGCCATTTATTGACCACTCTCTGCTATTACCAATTGCCACCCCAGAGCAGATTAGTCAATGGTGCGACGAAGCATATAAATATAACTTTGCAGCGGTATGTGTAAATCCCTGTTATGTCAAGCAAGTAGCAGAACTACTGTATAAAAAAAATCCTCAAGTTTGTACAGTCATTGGTTTTCCCAATGGTGCAAATACTTCAGCCGTGAAGTTATATGAAGCCAAAGAAGCAGTAGACAATGGCGCTACTGAGTTAGATGTAGTCATTAACATAGGCTGGTTAAAAGCCGGAAAAACCGAGGAAGTTCACTGGGAAATTGCCACAATTTGCGAAGAAGCTGGACAGCCTGTGAAGGTAATTTTAGAAACTAGCCTCCTGACGGATACAGAGAAACAAATCGCTGCGGAACTAGCTATGGATGCTGGTGCTGCATTCTTAAAAACCAGTACAGGTTGGAATGGTGGCGCAACTGTAGCAGATATTAAGCTTTTGAAAGAAATAGCAAAAGATAGGGTAGGCATCAAAGCATCAGGAGGCATTCGCACTCACAACGATGCCTTAGATTTAATTATGGCTGGTGCGACTAGATTAGGTACATCTCGCGGTGTGGATTTACTTCGTCAACGCCATAACCCAGAAAAAGAAAAGAGTGAGTAG
- the kdpA gene encoding potassium-transporting ATPase subunit KdpA, protein MSQGFLQIALTLCIVVFITPILGKYIARVFLGERTILDPVMKPIEAIIYILGGVGKKNDMTGWQYIRALLCSNLVMGVIVYALLYYQKFLPWNPNELGRMRWDLLLHTTISFLTNTDQQHYATENTFSYFSQTSALGFLMFTSAASGLVVGIAFIRGLTGRKLGNFYVDFTQAITRILLPLSIVGAIALIICGVPQTLAKTLVVETLEGRIQYIARGPVASWEIIKMLGENGGGFFAANSAHPFENPNGASNLIEIIAMLAIPTSLIYTYGIFANNLKQAWLLYWMVFIIFVVLIGVTATGELEGNPLINNALRLELPNLEGKEVRFDWAQTALWAITTTATMCGAVNGMHDSLMPNGTFSSLFNLFLQIIWGGQGIGTAYLFIYLILTVFITGLMVGRTPEIFGRKIEKREIVLASVVLLIHPMMVLIPSAVALAYPISLSGISNPGFHGISQVVYEYASAAANNGSGLEGLNDGTLWWNLSTTVSIFAGRYLPIIALLLLADSMSEKQVVCESRGTLKTDSLLFTGITAGVTLILGILTFFPVLALGPIAEGFKLAAGS, encoded by the coding sequence ATGAGTCAAGGTTTTTTACAAATTGCTTTAACGCTGTGTATTGTCGTATTCATTACGCCCATACTAGGAAAATACATAGCCCGCGTTTTCTTGGGAGAAAGGACAATCCTTGATCCTGTTATGAAGCCAATAGAGGCAATAATTTATATTTTAGGGGGTGTGGGTAAAAAAAATGATATGACGGGTTGGCAGTATATCCGCGCCTTACTATGTAGCAATTTAGTAATGGGTGTGATAGTTTATGCCCTTCTCTATTATCAGAAATTTCTGCCCTGGAATCCCAATGAACTGGGACGAATGAGATGGGATTTATTACTACATACCACAATTTCCTTCCTGACCAATACAGACCAACAACATTACGCCACAGAAAATACCTTTAGTTATTTTAGCCAAACATCGGCTTTAGGTTTTTTGATGTTTACCTCAGCGGCTAGTGGTTTAGTAGTGGGAATTGCCTTTATCCGAGGATTAACAGGGAGAAAACTGGGGAATTTTTATGTAGATTTTACCCAGGCTATCACTAGGATATTATTACCTTTATCTATTGTGGGGGCGATCGCTCTAATTATCTGCGGTGTACCCCAAACCTTAGCCAAAACCCTAGTAGTAGAAACCTTAGAAGGCAGAATTCAGTATATAGCTAGAGGTCCAGTAGCATCCTGGGAGATTATAAAGATGTTAGGGGAAAATGGTGGTGGATTTTTTGCAGCTAACTCCGCGCACCCGTTTGAAAATCCCAATGGCGCTTCCAACTTAATCGAAATCATCGCCATGTTGGCCATTCCCACATCCTTAATTTACACCTACGGAATATTTGCCAACAACCTCAAACAAGCCTGGCTACTATATTGGATGGTGTTTATCATCTTTGTAGTTCTCATTGGCGTTACAGCCACAGGAGAATTAGAAGGAAATCCTCTGATTAATAATGCTTTGAGATTAGAATTACCCAATCTAGAAGGCAAAGAAGTCCGATTTGACTGGGCGCAAACCGCATTATGGGCAATTACAACTACCGCCACCATGTGCGGTGCTGTCAACGGAATGCACGATTCCCTCATGCCTAATGGCACATTTTCCAGCTTATTCAACCTATTTTTACAAATAATTTGGGGAGGACAGGGAATAGGAACGGCTTATCTCTTCATTTACCTGATTCTCACCGTCTTTATCACTGGGTTAATGGTAGGGCGCACCCCGGAAATTTTTGGCCGCAAAATTGAAAAACGAGAAATTGTCCTGGCTAGTGTAGTGTTGTTAATTCACCCGATGATGGTTTTAATTCCCAGTGCTGTAGCTTTAGCTTATCCTATATCTTTGTCAGGAATTAGTAACCCAGGTTTTCATGGTATTTCCCAAGTAGTTTATGAATACGCCTCAGCCGCAGCTAATAATGGTTCTGGCTTGGAAGGATTAAATGACGGGACGTTATGGTGGAATTTAAGTACAACTGTCAGTATTTTTGCAGGACGTTATCTACCAATTATTGCCCTGCTCCTTTTAGCTGATAGTATGTCTGAAAAACAAGTAGTCTGTGAAAGCCGGGGAACTTTGAAAACTGATTCTTTGCTATTCACTGGGATTACCGCAGGTGTCACCCTAATTTTAGGAATCCTGACATTTTTCCCAGTTTTAGCTTTAGGACCAATCGCCGAAGGTTTTAAACTCGCTGCTGGTAGTTAG
- the kdpB gene encoding potassium-transporting ATPase subunit KdpB — MNSNGNNSNSKTPRPRYRRKKLRKTRVTNKGLYFRAIGDAFRKLYPQYAIKNPVMFLVWIGTIITLFLTIYPELFGPTNQKNPYLFNGLLTGILFFTVLFSNFAEAVAEGRGKAQADTLRSTQSATSAKTISVNGTITEVPSGSLKQGDTIYVVSGDIIPADGEVIMGVASVDESAITGESAPVLKEFGSDVASSVTGGTRILSDELIIRVTAEPGKGFIDRMIALVEGAERTKTPNEIALTVLLAVLSLVFLFVVATLPAFAYYVNSPVSVPVLIALLVALIPTTIGGLLSTIGIAGMDRVAQFNVIATSGRAIEACGDINTLVLDKTGTITLGNRLAEEFIPINGYSMAEIANVALAASIFDDTPEGKSIVRLAEKLGANFDLDRKQAQGIEFSAKTRMSGTNLPGGREVRKGAVGAIKGFVLSRHGQDTPELDVAYEQVSHQGGTPLAVCLDNEIYGVIYLKDIVKPGIRERFDQLRRMGVRTIMLTGDNRITASVIAKEAGVDEFIAEATPEDKISVIQREQAEGKIVAMTGDGTNDAPALAQANVGVAMNTGTQAAKEAANMVDLDSDPTKLIDIVSIGKQLLITRGALTTFSIANDIAKYFAIIPVLFTAANLESLNIMKLSSVNSAILSALIYNALIIPALIPLALKGIQFRPLTANQLLQRNILIYGLGGVIAPFIAIKFIDMMITFVGLA, encoded by the coding sequence ATGAACTCAAACGGAAATAACTCTAATTCTAAAACACCCCGTCCTCGTTATCGCCGTAAGAAACTTAGGAAAACGCGAGTAACTAACAAAGGACTGTATTTTCGGGCAATAGGCGATGCTTTTAGGAAACTGTATCCCCAATATGCCATTAAAAATCCGGTAATGTTTTTGGTATGGATAGGAACAATTATTACTCTCTTCCTAACCATTTATCCCGAATTATTTGGACCAACAAATCAAAAAAATCCCTATCTGTTTAATGGGCTGTTAACAGGAATTTTATTTTTCACAGTTCTATTTAGCAACTTTGCTGAAGCCGTAGCGGAGGGACGAGGTAAAGCCCAAGCTGACACTTTACGTTCCACCCAGTCAGCCACCAGCGCCAAAACTATCAGCGTTAACGGCACAATTACAGAAGTTCCCTCTGGCAGTTTGAAACAGGGCGATACTATATACGTCGTTTCCGGTGATATTATTCCCGCAGACGGTGAAGTAATCATGGGTGTCGCGTCTGTGGATGAATCAGCGATTACAGGCGAATCTGCCCCAGTTCTCAAAGAATTTGGTTCAGATGTTGCTAGTTCAGTTACAGGTGGTACACGCATCCTTTCCGATGAGTTGATTATTCGCGTCACGGCTGAACCAGGTAAAGGCTTTATTGACCGGATGATTGCCTTAGTGGAAGGAGCAGAACGCACTAAAACACCCAATGAAATTGCTTTAACAGTATTATTAGCGGTTCTGAGTTTAGTATTTTTATTCGTAGTAGCAACCCTGCCCGCCTTTGCCTACTATGTGAATAGTCCTGTTAGTGTGCCGGTTCTCATTGCTCTCTTGGTAGCACTTATACCCACAACTATCGGCGGTTTGCTGAGTACCATCGGCATTGCCGGCATGGATAGAGTGGCACAGTTTAACGTCATTGCCACTTCTGGCAGGGCAATAGAAGCCTGTGGAGACATCAATACTCTCGTTCTTGACAAAACCGGGACAATCACCCTTGGCAATCGTTTAGCAGAAGAGTTTATCCCTATCAATGGCTATTCAATGGCGGAAATTGCGAATGTGGCTTTGGCAGCTAGTATCTTTGACGATACTCCCGAAGGTAAATCTATTGTCCGACTGGCAGAAAAGTTAGGTGCAAATTTTGATTTAGACCGCAAACAAGCCCAGGGGATAGAATTTTCGGCAAAAACCCGCATGAGTGGCACTAATTTACCTGGTGGTAGGGAAGTGCGGAAGGGCGCAGTAGGAGCAATTAAAGGCTTTGTCCTCTCTCGTCATGGACAGGATACCCCGGAATTAGATGTTGCTTATGAACAAGTTTCTCATCAAGGCGGTACACCTTTAGCCGTATGTCTCGATAATGAAATTTACGGTGTTATCTATCTCAAGGATATTGTGAAACCTGGTATCCGCGAACGATTTGACCAACTCCGACGCATGGGAGTCAGGACAATCATGCTCACGGGAGATAACCGAATTACTGCTTCTGTGATTGCTAAGGAAGCTGGAGTAGATGAATTTATTGCTGAAGCGACACCAGAAGATAAAATCAGTGTGATTCAACGGGAACAGGCTGAGGGTAAAATTGTAGCGATGACGGGGGATGGAACTAATGATGCTCCAGCTTTGGCACAGGCTAATGTAGGTGTGGCAATGAATACGGGAACGCAAGCAGCTAAGGAAGCGGCTAATATGGTGGATTTAGATTCTGATCCCACCAAATTAATTGATATTGTGAGTATTGGTAAGCAATTGTTAATTACTCGTGGGGCATTGACAACGTTTTCTATTGCTAATGATATTGCTAAATATTTTGCGATTATTCCGGTACTTTTCACTGCTGCTAATTTAGAAAGCTTGAATATTATGAAGTTGAGTAGCGTTAATTCGGCTATTCTTTCGGCATTGATTTACAATGCTTTAATTATTCCGGCTTTGATTCCTCTAGCATTAAAAGGTATTCAGTTTCGACCTTTGACTGCTAATCAACTTCTGCAACGGAATATTTTAATTTATGGCTTAGGTGGGGTAATTGCTCCATTTATTGCGATTAAATTCATAGATATGATGATTACGTTTGTGGGTTTAGCGTAA
- the recO gene encoding DNA repair protein RecO, whose amino-acid sequence MSKTYKATGINLKAQPLGESDKIVTILTQEFGLIRAVATGARKQNSSLGGRMGMFVINELLISQGRNLDRITQAETIKTYPGLSKDLGKLAASQYLAEIVLCQALSELPQTELYELFNEHLQRLNDIPKTEIKCVVANLVQGVFQLLALAGLTPQVESCCLTQRLLTPDWTNPHWQVGFSIPSGGIICLDAWKSLRKEIEQGKWENGEIAQSCASNPSYETVFHQQELPIISRRLNGKQLVMLQYLSETEIIQIDAASDSGWLAVEQILRQYVQYHLGQPIRSATLIDSYFATNHDAIV is encoded by the coding sequence ATGAGTAAAACCTATAAAGCAACTGGTATTAATCTCAAAGCGCAACCACTGGGGGAATCAGATAAAATAGTCACAATTCTAACTCAAGAATTTGGGTTAATTCGGGCAGTTGCTACGGGAGCGCGGAAACAAAACTCCAGCTTGGGTGGGAGAATGGGGATGTTTGTCATCAATGAATTACTAATTTCCCAAGGTAGAAATCTCGATAGAATTACTCAAGCTGAAACTATAAAAACTTATCCCGGTTTATCTAAAGATTTAGGTAAATTAGCTGCTAGTCAATATTTAGCGGAAATAGTTTTGTGTCAAGCGTTAAGCGAACTACCCCAAACAGAACTTTATGAGTTATTTAATGAACATCTTCAACGCCTAAATGATATACCCAAAACTGAAATAAAATGTGTAGTTGCGAATTTAGTCCAAGGTGTATTTCAGCTTTTAGCCTTAGCAGGACTGACACCACAAGTAGAATCCTGTTGCTTAACCCAACGGCTTTTAACTCCAGACTGGACAAATCCCCATTGGCAAGTGGGATTTAGTATTCCTTCTGGTGGGATAATTTGTTTAGATGCTTGGAAAAGCTTGCGAAAAGAAATAGAGCAGGGGAAATGGGAAAATGGGGAAATAGCCCAATCCTGTGCCTCTAACCCTAGCTATGAAACAGTTTTTCATCAGCAGGAGTTACCAATTATTTCTCGTCGGTTAAATGGGAAACAACTGGTTATGCTTCAATATCTGTCGGAAACAGAGATAATACAAATAGATGCAGCTTCAGATTCTGGATGGTTAGCTGTTGAGCAAATTTTGCGCCAGTATGTCCAGTATCATTTAGGACAACCTATTCGCTCTGCCACTTTGATTGACTCCTATTTTGCCACCAACCATGATGCAATCGTCTGA
- a CDS encoding anhydro-N-acetylmuramic acid kinase, with protein MQGTRVIGLMSGTSVDGIDTALVEISGRELDLKVKLLAGETYPYPPQLREHILELGAGTAVSIAELAAIDDAIARNFAEAAQHIQIGHQGATLIGSHGQTVYHRPPQGLGELGYSCQLGRGALIAHLTGITTISNFRTADIAAYGHGAPLVPKIDAYLLSHPQEERCIQNIGGIGNVTYLPARNDDWLSQIRGWDTGPGNSLLDLAVQHFTNGAKSYDENGDWAASGTPCYPLVEQWLSHEYFHLPPPKSTGRELFGVTYLYDCLENAQAYQLNSADFLATITELTAASIVYSYDTFLPRRPHRVLLCGGGSRNIYLKNRLELLLGNVPVSTTDEFGLSAAFKEAIAFAILAYWRNIGIPGNLPAVTGASQEMLLGEIHGKYS; from the coding sequence ATGCAAGGGACTCGCGTAATTGGTTTAATGAGTGGTACGTCTGTAGATGGGATAGATACCGCTTTAGTCGAAATTTCTGGCAGAGAGTTGGATCTGAAGGTGAAATTACTCGCAGGGGAAACATATCCCTACCCCCCGCAACTCAGAGAACATATTTTAGAGCTTGGGGCTGGTACTGCTGTATCCATAGCCGAATTAGCAGCAATAGATGATGCCATCGCTCGGAATTTTGCTGAAGCTGCTCAACATATTCAAATTGGTCATCAAGGAGCTACCTTGATTGGTTCTCATGGTCAAACTGTTTATCATCGTCCACCCCAGGGATTAGGAGAACTAGGTTATAGTTGCCAACTAGGTCGGGGGGCGTTGATAGCCCATCTCACTGGTATTACTACTATCAGTAATTTCCGAACGGCAGATATAGCTGCTTATGGTCATGGTGCGCCCCTTGTTCCGAAAATAGATGCCTATTTACTCAGTCATCCCCAGGAAGAACGTTGTATCCAAAATATTGGTGGTATTGGTAATGTCACTTATCTCCCCGCCCGTAATGATGATTGGTTGTCGCAAATTCGCGGTTGGGATACAGGCCCAGGTAATAGCCTATTGGATTTAGCTGTGCAACATTTTACAAATGGGGCTAAAAGCTATGATGAAAATGGTGATTGGGCAGCTAGTGGTACACCCTGTTACCCCTTAGTAGAACAATGGCTCAGTCACGAATATTTCCATTTACCACCGCCTAAATCTACTGGACGGGAGTTGTTTGGTGTCACTTACTTGTATGATTGTTTAGAGAATGCCCAAGCCTACCAACTCAATTCCGCAGACTTTTTAGCAACCATTACAGAATTGACAGCAGCTTCTATTGTTTATAGTTATGACACTTTTCTCCCCAGAAGACCACATCGGGTATTATTATGTGGTGGTGGTAGTCGCAATATTTACTTAAAAAATCGGCTAGAGTTACTGTTAGGGAATGTTCCAGTTTCAACTACAGATGAGTTTGGCTTAAGTGCGGCTTTTAAAGAAGCGATCGCCTTTGCCATTTTAGCATACTGGCGGAACATCGGTATTCCTGGTAATTTACCCGCCGTTACAGGAGCATCTCAAGAGATGCTTTTAGGGGAAATTCACGGTAAATATAGCTAA
- a CDS encoding MFS transporter, translating into MMQSSDLDKKGRTHSPSDAKKKHKASDHNVASSPKVSHIHSPEMSLKDVSENGNCTSEIPLTDIPKPSKIPQTNGKINGVPENVPTTTELTPETLPLIDTGSGGADSENNQQVGFLPVLKNPNFLALWAGQVFCQLADKVYLVLMIALINSQFQASDQSISGWVSALMMAFTIPAVLFGSVAGVFVDRWSKKVVLVASNIWRGILVLLIPSLLWLTHDWQPVGVLPVGFLIILGVTFLVSTLTQFFAPAEQSAIPLIVKEQDLLSANSLYTTTMMASVIVGFAVGEPVLALADGLWTQLGGSGGLGKEILVGGSYAIAGLILFLLQTNEKPHPPETEFPHVFSDLRDGLRYLQENHRIRNALLQLIILFSVFAALTVLAVRMAEIIPNMKASQFGFLLASAGVGVALGATILGQFGQRFSYKQLSFWGCLGMAASLIGLSLFTTQLLPVLLFIALVGVFGALVGIPMQTAIQTETPPDMRGKVFGLQNNVINIALSLPLALAGVAETFIGLKAVFFTLAAIVLIGGLFTWYNSGESSNGK; encoded by the coding sequence ATGATGCAATCGTCTGATTTAGATAAAAAAGGCCGAACTCACTCACCTAGCGACGCTAAAAAAAAGCATAAAGCATCAGATCATAATGTTGCTTCTTCCCCTAAAGTTAGTCATATTCATAGTCCAGAAATGTCACTCAAGGATGTTTCTGAAAATGGGAATTGCACATCAGAAATTCCCTTGACTGATATCCCCAAACCATCAAAAATTCCGCAGACAAATGGCAAAATTAATGGTGTTCCAGAAAATGTCCCAACTACAACGGAATTAACACCGGAAACACTACCATTAATAGATACTGGTTCGGGAGGTGCAGATTCGGAAAATAATCAACAGGTGGGTTTTTTACCTGTATTGAAAAATCCGAATTTTCTCGCTCTTTGGGCAGGTCAAGTTTTCTGTCAATTAGCTGATAAGGTTTATTTAGTATTGATGATTGCTTTGATTAATAGTCAGTTTCAAGCTAGTGATCAAAGTATTAGTGGTTGGGTTTCCGCTTTAATGATGGCGTTTACAATTCCCGCCGTATTATTTGGTTCTGTAGCTGGAGTTTTTGTAGATCGTTGGTCAAAAAAAGTTGTCTTGGTAGCATCAAATATTTGGCGCGGGATTCTGGTATTGCTCATTCCTTCCCTGTTATGGTTAACCCATGATTGGCAGCCTGTGGGAGTTTTACCCGTGGGTTTTTTGATTATTTTAGGTGTGACTTTTTTGGTTTCTACCTTAACACAATTTTTCGCACCGGCAGAACAATCGGCTATTCCTTTAATAGTGAAAGAACAGGATTTGCTTTCGGCTAATTCTCTCTACACTACGACAATGATGGCTTCGGTAATTGTCGGTTTTGCCGTAGGAGAACCAGTTTTAGCCTTAGCAGATGGACTGTGGACGCAATTAGGTGGTAGTGGGGGATTGGGTAAGGAAATTCTGGTGGGTGGCAGTTATGCGATCGCTGGGTTAATATTATTCTTACTCCAAACTAACGAAAAACCCCATCCTCCTGAAACAGAATTTCCCCATGTTTTCTCGGACTTGCGCGACGGGTTACGTTATCTCCAAGAAAATCATCGTATCCGCAATGCTTTATTACAACTAATTATCTTATTTTCTGTCTTTGCAGCCCTGACTGTGCTTGCAGTTCGCATGGCAGAAATTATTCCGAATATGAAAGCCTCTCAATTCGGCTTTTTATTAGCATCTGCTGGTGTGGGTGTGGCGCTTGGGGCGACAATTCTCGGACAATTTGGACAACGCTTTTCCTATAAACAACTCAGTTTTTGGGGTTGTCTAGGTATGGCAGCATCTTTAATTGGTTTATCATTGTTTACAACCCAACTCTTGCCTGTGCTGCTCTTCATTGCCTTAGTGGGAGTATTTGGGGCTTTGGTGGGTATCCCCATGCAAACTGCAATCCAAACCGAAACACCCCCAGATATGCGAGGTAAGGTATTTGGGCTGCAAAATAATGTGATTAATATTGCCCTTTCTCTACCTCTGGCTTTAGCTGGTGTGGCAGAAACTTTTATCGGCTTAAAAGCAGTATTTTTTACCTTAGCTGCCATTGTCTTAATTGGCGGTCTGTTTACCTGGTATAATTCTGGTGAATCCTCAAATGGCAAATAG
- the kdpC gene encoding K(+)-transporting ATPase subunit C encodes MSIIREIIKAVRITLVMWLLTAIIYPLFVLLVGQSIFPVSANGSMMLNVRDQPIGSSLISQGFTSDRYFHGRPSAVKYSQGRKAQPTGISGGSNLAPTNPALKERILKQAEEFQNENKQPVADLIYTSGSGLDPHISLKAARQQIERVAQARGIREDDIIPLISKYIDGRFLGVFGEPGVNILRLNYALDLQDMNRQQN; translated from the coding sequence ATGTCTATTATTCGAGAAATTATCAAAGCAGTGAGAATAACTTTAGTAATGTGGTTATTAACCGCAATTATATATCCTCTTTTTGTGTTGTTAGTAGGTCAGTCAATTTTCCCAGTTTCAGCTAATGGTAGCATGATGTTAAATGTCAGAGATCAACCTATTGGTTCAAGTTTGATTAGTCAAGGATTTACATCAGACCGTTATTTTCATGGTCGTCCGAGTGCTGTTAAATATAGCCAAGGTAGAAAAGCTCAACCGACTGGTATCTCTGGAGGCAGTAATCTTGCTCCGACTAATCCAGCACTCAAGGAACGCATTCTCAAGCAAGCAGAAGAATTTCAGAATGAGAATAAACAACCTGTGGCCGATTTGATTTATACATCAGGTTCTGGTTTAGATCCCCATATTTCTTTGAAAGCAGCACGACAACAGATAGAAAGGGTAGCACAAGCGCGGGGGATTAGGGAGGATGACATCATTCCGTTAATTAGTAAGTATATTGATGGGAGATTTTTAGGCGTTTTTGGGGAACCAGGGGTAAATATTTTACGCTTAAATTATGCTCTGGATTTGCAAGATATGAATCGTCAGCAAAATTAG
- a CDS encoding NblA/ycf18 family protein — protein MNQGTELSLEQQFSIRSFATQVQHMSHEQAQDFLVKLYEQMVVREATYQEMLKHSWGLDSGANMA, from the coding sequence ATGAATCAAGGAACTGAACTATCTTTGGAACAGCAATTTAGCATTCGCTCCTTTGCCACACAAGTCCAACACATGAGCCACGAACAAGCTCAAGATTTTTTAGTCAAGCTTTATGAGCAGATGGTTGTGCGTGAAGCAACTTATCAAGAAATGCTTAAACATAGCTGGGGTCTAGACTCAGGTGCGAATATGGCATAG